A genomic stretch from Erysipelothrix sp. HDW6C includes:
- the pdhA gene encoding pyruvate dehydrogenase (acetyl-transferring) E1 component subunit alpha, with the protein MAQTKKIKALDFEAQLKSVEKLYPTFQILDETGKVVSNDLLPDLKDEELVELFEQMLWSRALNDRSTTLARQGRLGFFAPTAGQEASQVASHFAFDKKDVLYPGYRDIPQLVLHGLPLHKAFLWSRGHVEGNNYPEDLQAMPPQIIIGAQIIQAAGSGVGLKKRGKQQVAFTYTGDGGSSQGDTYEGMNYAGAFKAPVVFYIQNNGYAISTPRHVQTAAPTLAQKAAAAGIPGIQVDGMDALAVYTVSKAARDWALAGNGPVLIETLTSRFGPHSLSGDDPKRYRDQASFDEWDKKDPLIRMRNFLTEKGLWTEEHEVELIERYDEEIKEAVKLADATPKQKVSDFLKNMFEVPTNVIEEQIAYFEKKEGNK; encoded by the coding sequence ATGGCACAAACAAAAAAAATCAAAGCGTTGGACTTTGAAGCTCAACTGAAATCAGTTGAGAAGTTATACCCAACATTCCAGATTCTAGATGAGACTGGAAAAGTCGTGAGCAATGATTTGCTCCCTGACTTAAAAGACGAAGAGTTGGTTGAACTTTTCGAACAAATGTTGTGGTCAAGAGCGTTGAACGATCGTTCAACAACATTGGCACGTCAAGGACGCTTGGGTTTCTTTGCTCCTACAGCAGGACAAGAAGCATCACAAGTTGCATCCCATTTTGCATTTGACAAAAAGGATGTTCTTTACCCAGGATACCGTGATATTCCACAATTAGTATTACACGGATTACCACTCCACAAAGCATTTTTATGGAGCCGTGGACACGTTGAGGGAAACAACTATCCAGAAGACTTACAAGCAATGCCACCACAAATCATTATCGGTGCGCAAATTATCCAAGCAGCCGGTTCGGGTGTTGGACTTAAAAAACGTGGTAAGCAACAAGTTGCATTTACATATACTGGAGACGGTGGATCATCACAAGGTGATACATACGAAGGTATGAACTATGCTGGAGCTTTCAAAGCACCTGTTGTTTTCTACATTCAAAATAACGGTTATGCGATTTCGACACCACGTCATGTCCAAACAGCAGCACCTACATTGGCACAAAAAGCCGCAGCAGCTGGTATTCCAGGAATTCAAGTCGATGGAATGGATGCACTTGCAGTTTACACAGTGTCAAAAGCAGCGCGTGACTGGGCTCTTGCAGGAAATGGTCCTGTACTTATCGAAACATTAACATCACGTTTCGGTCCTCACTCACTATCAGGTGATGATCCAAAACGTTACCGTGACCAAGCATCATTTGATGAATGGGACAAAAAAGATCCATTGATCCGTATGCGTAATTTCTTAACTGAAAAAGGCTTATGGACTGAGGAACATGAAGTTGAATTAATCGAACGTTACGACGAAGAAATTAAAGAAGCTGTGAAGCTTGCTGATGCAACACCAAAACAAAAAGTTTCTGACTTCTTGAAAAATATGTTCGAAGTACCTACAAATGTTATTGAAGAACAAATTGCATATTTTGAAAAAAAGGAGGGTAACAAATAA
- a CDS encoding lipoate--protein ligase, whose amino-acid sequence MRYLKNPSTNPYFNLALDEYAMKSIECDEDFFFLWQNEPSVIIGKNQNTAEEINQGFIDERGIKVARRVSGGGAVYHDFGNLNFTFVINVDDPGKVNYKKYVQPIIDALASMGVSAEASGRNDILLDGLKISGNAQRMANGKLMHHGTLMFDVNVEDLVDALNVSPDKITSKGVKSVRSRVTNIKEHLPEGTTLQDFWDSLQYYLSNEGKDAEIVLTDADLAKIEYEAVNRFGTWDWIYGYSPEFNLKNSNRFPGGKVELLMDVNEGRIQSVRFIGDYLGVEDVAEVEARLQGVRFHRADVAAVLSGLELKKYFGMITQEELLSLMFD is encoded by the coding sequence ATGAGATATTTAAAGAATCCATCGACCAATCCTTACTTCAATTTAGCATTGGATGAATATGCAATGAAGTCGATTGAATGCGATGAAGATTTCTTTTTTTTATGGCAAAATGAGCCGTCAGTAATTATTGGGAAAAACCAAAATACTGCCGAAGAAATCAATCAAGGGTTTATTGATGAACGCGGCATTAAAGTCGCAAGACGTGTTTCTGGTGGTGGTGCAGTTTATCATGATTTTGGTAATTTGAACTTTACCTTTGTTATCAATGTGGATGACCCGGGTAAAGTAAATTACAAGAAATATGTGCAACCAATTATCGATGCCTTAGCAAGTATGGGTGTCAGTGCAGAAGCATCCGGACGCAATGATATTTTGTTGGATGGCCTCAAAATATCTGGGAATGCACAACGCATGGCAAACGGAAAATTGATGCATCATGGGACACTGATGTTTGATGTGAATGTTGAAGATCTTGTCGATGCCTTAAATGTAAGTCCTGACAAGATAACCTCAAAAGGTGTGAAATCAGTACGTTCGCGAGTTACAAACATCAAAGAACACCTCCCTGAGGGAACAACACTCCAAGATTTTTGGGATTCGTTGCAATACTACTTATCCAATGAAGGTAAGGATGCAGAGATTGTGCTTACAGATGCCGACCTCGCAAAGATTGAGTACGAGGCAGTCAACCGTTTTGGTACCTGGGATTGGATTTACGGTTACTCACCCGAGTTTAATCTCAAAAACAGCAACCGTTTCCCTGGGGGAAAAGTTGAGTTGTTGATGGATGTTAACGAAGGTCGGATTCAATCCGTTCGGTTCATTGGTGACTATTTGGGCGTTGAAGATGTTGCGGAAGTTGAAGCGCGTCTTCAGGGTGTTCGATTCCACAGAGCAGATGTTGCTGCTGTATTAAGTGGTCTTGAACTTAAGAAATATTTCGGAATGATTACACAAGAAGAACTTTTATCGTTAATGTTTGATTAA
- a CDS encoding DUF2721 domain-containing protein, with protein sequence MDFTFDFSLTTPALIFPAISLLMLAYTNRFVVLADLIRALYNDNQQHPKQQNLDQIANLKYRMDVIKKMQIFGAASFIVAVISMLVAMLKIPFASAALFAIALVLLVISLACLLRELTVSIDALTIQLDDISDQNN encoded by the coding sequence ATGGATTTCACATTCGATTTTTCCCTCACTACCCCAGCACTTATTTTCCCCGCAATCTCGCTTTTAATGCTCGCATACACAAATCGGTTTGTCGTGCTTGCAGACCTTATTCGCGCTTTATACAATGACAATCAACAACATCCAAAGCAACAAAATCTTGATCAGATTGCCAACCTTAAATATCGCATGGACGTGATTAAGAAGATGCAAATCTTTGGTGCTGCAAGTTTTATCGTTGCAGTTATCAGCATGCTTGTTGCAATGCTAAAAATACCATTTGCATCTGCAGCATTGTTTGCGATAGCCTTAGTCTTACTTGTGATATCCCTTGCCTGTCTCTTACGGGAACTTACTGTATCCATTGACGCACTTACTATTCAACTGGATGATATTAGCGACCAAAACAACTAA
- a CDS encoding GNAT family N-acetyltransferase, protein MITIEPINDDNVWKVCNLQVSESQRDFVATNEQSIIEAYTTIIQNKIALPYALKHNEDTVGFVMLGYDRIDADDPAIADGNYCLWRYMIDAKCQGKGYGRAGIEAVLEFIKSAPVGEAKACWLSYEPENSVAQKLYASFGFEETGEICSDELVAVKVFD, encoded by the coding sequence ATGATAACAATTGAACCGATTAATGATGACAATGTTTGGAAGGTGTGCAATCTCCAAGTGAGCGAATCCCAAAGAGACTTTGTTGCCACAAACGAACAAAGTATCATCGAGGCTTATACAACGATCATTCAAAATAAGATAGCTTTACCGTACGCTCTCAAGCATAACGAGGACACCGTTGGTTTTGTCATGTTAGGGTATGATCGCATTGATGCTGATGATCCAGCCATTGCAGATGGAAATTATTGCTTGTGGCGTTATATGATTGATGCCAAATGCCAAGGGAAAGGATACGGCCGAGCAGGAATTGAAGCGGTGTTGGAATTCATAAAATCTGCACCCGTGGGTGAGGCGAAAGCGTGTTGGCTTTCCTATGAACCCGAAAACAGTGTCGCCCAAAAACTGTATGCTTCTTTTGGGTTCGAAGAAACAGGAGAAATTTGCTCGGATGAGTTGGTAGCAGTTAAAGTATTTGACTAA
- a CDS encoding putative ABC exporter domain-containing protein — MKALFSLSFVKKKAKIRSILSKPLSAILTLVVVAGYIWSLSKMFTVTGSDIMDRDAMMIYTITNAMIMLIFVVIMLVQKKMSLFFVEDSYYMFIGPFSNRQILTYLILEDILPAIMMGMVTSFFTTIAMASMYQIPPVLFVLATLSVSIVMYFVTVMIDFFYLKKLITKRTSKAQIGILAILLLVLAGMMVWSIYQSGWDLRAGFMNFFIGDMFDWIPIFGWSRWALSAYVVGNTWLSVAIYAGLVACCIGLALIVINTKGYFYEQAIIDAEEFTKYYRAAMAGNTESVNQKVHESKVSFAEGAQALFSKNLLVAKKTRSIISMNEFAGIASMVGVMMFSGAPFILIMGMLVMYLSFIVSSESIKTDFKSPYTYLIPEKPLKKLMASIALPMLKTLIMATIAVVVPAIYLSVPLIQMGIALIVVFAVVMCVYASNVLAIRMLKTRTTMMIESAVRMASIMAMIAPAALGVWLAYLAGVDLTVLIYAGSILGSCLAVVVALIVFKMCSPMMNGTEY; from the coding sequence ATGAAAGCACTCTTTAGTCTCTCGTTTGTTAAGAAGAAGGCGAAAATTCGTTCAATTCTAAGCAAACCGTTATCCGCAATCTTAACACTTGTTGTTGTGGCAGGATACATTTGGTCACTCTCAAAAATGTTCACAGTAACCGGAAGTGATATCATGGATCGCGATGCGATGATGATCTATACCATTACAAACGCCATGATTATGCTTATCTTTGTTGTGATTATGTTGGTTCAGAAAAAAATGAGTCTCTTTTTTGTAGAGGATTCTTACTACATGTTTATTGGTCCATTTTCGAATCGCCAGATTCTCACATATCTTATTTTAGAAGATATTCTTCCCGCGATTATGATGGGGATGGTAACATCGTTTTTCACAACCATTGCCATGGCGTCCATGTATCAAATCCCACCCGTGTTATTCGTACTCGCAACATTGAGTGTGTCCATTGTCATGTATTTTGTAACGGTGATGATTGATTTCTTTTACTTGAAGAAGCTGATCACCAAACGCACTTCAAAAGCGCAAATCGGTATCCTAGCTATATTATTATTGGTGCTTGCAGGTATGATGGTGTGGTCAATTTATCAGTCCGGATGGGATTTACGTGCAGGATTCATGAATTTCTTTATCGGTGACATGTTCGATTGGATTCCAATCTTTGGTTGGAGCCGTTGGGCACTGAGTGCTTATGTTGTCGGAAACACATGGCTCTCCGTAGCAATCTATGCAGGTCTTGTTGCATGTTGTATTGGGTTGGCTCTCATTGTAATTAATACAAAAGGGTACTTCTATGAACAAGCAATTATTGATGCTGAAGAATTTACGAAATACTACCGTGCTGCAATGGCAGGGAATACGGAGTCCGTGAATCAAAAGGTTCACGAGTCAAAAGTATCGTTTGCAGAAGGTGCGCAGGCACTGTTCTCAAAGAATTTGCTCGTTGCGAAGAAAACGCGTTCCATTATATCGATGAATGAGTTCGCTGGAATTGCTTCAATGGTAGGGGTCATGATGTTCAGTGGTGCACCGTTTATTCTAATTATGGGAATGCTTGTGATGTATCTCTCGTTTATTGTGAGCTCCGAAAGTATCAAAACGGACTTCAAGAGTCCATATACTTACCTGATACCGGAAAAACCCTTAAAGAAACTGATGGCATCAATCGCATTACCTATGTTGAAGACACTGATAATGGCGACAATTGCAGTCGTTGTTCCGGCAATCTATCTGAGTGTTCCACTTATCCAAATGGGTATTGCTCTTATTGTGGTGTTTGCCGTTGTCATGTGCGTGTACGCAAGTAATGTCTTAGCGATACGTATGTTGAAGACTCGCACAACAATGATGATTGAGTCAGCAGTGCGCATGGCGTCTATTATGGCTATGATTGCACCTGCTGCTTTGGGTGTGTGGCTTGCATACCTGGCAGGTGTTGATCTTACAGTACTTATTTATGCCGGAAGCATTCTTGGGAGTTGTCTTGCTGTTGTTGTTGCACTGATTGTATTCAAGATGTGTTCACCAATGATGAATGGTACAGAATATTAA
- a CDS encoding ABC transporter ATP-binding protein, producing MIEVKNLVKDYGKVVGANNVSLTARPGELTVLLGENGAGKSTTIKSIIGLLEFQGNIEICGYDNKSVEAKKAFGYIPETPILYDLLTIDEHIEFIGKSYRLDDYEIVSNKYLDIFHLQEKRKTVARELSKGMRQKLSMVLALMLEPQALLVDEPMMGLDPKSIEETLQILVALKKENVSILMSTHIIDMVNEVWDRAYIMQRGVVVKEIARAELDGRSLKDIYFEIGDQNESTL from the coding sequence ATGATTGAAGTAAAAAACTTAGTTAAAGATTATGGTAAGGTTGTTGGAGCGAATAATGTCTCTTTGACAGCAAGACCAGGCGAGTTAACCGTACTTTTAGGGGAAAATGGTGCTGGGAAATCAACAACGATTAAAAGCATTATCGGTTTGTTGGAATTTCAAGGGAATATTGAAATTTGTGGCTACGACAATAAGTCAGTCGAAGCAAAGAAGGCGTTTGGGTATATACCAGAAACACCCATTCTCTATGATTTGCTCACCATTGATGAACATATTGAATTTATTGGTAAATCCTACCGTTTGGATGATTATGAAATTGTTTCCAACAAGTACTTAGACATTTTCCACTTGCAAGAGAAACGAAAAACAGTCGCACGCGAACTCTCAAAAGGGATGCGTCAGAAACTATCAATGGTACTTGCTTTAATGCTTGAACCCCAAGCGTTGCTTGTTGATGAACCAATGATGGGGCTTGATCCAAAGAGCATTGAAGAAACGCTACAAATTCTTGTTGCGCTTAAAAAAGAGAATGTCAGCATCCTCATGAGTACCCACATTATTGATATGGTTAATGAAGTGTGGGACCGTGCATACATTATGCAACGGGGTGTCGTAGTAAAAGAAATCGCCCGTGCTGAACTTGACGGTCGTTCATTAAAAGATATCTACTTTGAAATAGGTGATCAAAATGAAAGCACTCTTTAG
- a CDS encoding LytTR family DNA-binding domain-containing protein — protein sequence MLRIYICEDNHEIRNFISETVSNHILMQGYDMRVVLATDKPSEVLVDMVTHSDQCLYFLDVDLGEGERNGFALAKEIRTIDARGFIVFVTTHGELAFETFKHRVEAMDYIVKDDVGIMQSRITACIDSVQMRISHTQSREPKFFTTKIFDEIVNVDLDTVVYFETSVKKHRIILTALDDSFEFFGSLSDIAASLPENFIRVHRSYLINKHMIKSIYYSENRIVFKDGSECSISRSAKKILKEAI from the coding sequence ATGTTAAGAATTTATATTTGCGAAGACAATCACGAAATTCGCAACTTTATTAGCGAAACGGTTTCCAATCATATTCTGATGCAGGGGTATGATATGCGTGTTGTCTTAGCCACTGATAAACCCTCTGAAGTTTTAGTGGATATGGTCACTCACAGTGACCAATGTCTGTACTTTCTTGATGTTGATTTGGGAGAGGGTGAACGGAATGGATTTGCTTTAGCGAAAGAGATTCGAACGATAGATGCGCGTGGGTTTATTGTTTTTGTAACGACGCATGGTGAGTTGGCCTTTGAAACATTTAAACATCGCGTTGAAGCAATGGACTACATTGTTAAGGATGATGTAGGTATCATGCAAAGCCGTATCACTGCCTGCATTGATAGTGTACAAATGCGCATAAGTCACACGCAATCACGAGAACCGAAATTCTTTACAACGAAAATCTTTGATGAAATTGTGAATGTTGATCTCGATACTGTGGTTTACTTTGAGACCTCGGTAAAGAAACATCGCATCATCTTGACGGCTTTGGATGACAGTTTTGAATTCTTTGGTAGCTTGAGTGATATCGCTGCATCACTTCCTGAGAACTTCATTCGTGTGCACCGTTCATACCTGATTAATAAACACATGATCAAGAGTATCTATTACAGTGAGAATCGCATTGTATTCAAGGATGGCAGTGAGTGTTCCATTTCACGTTCAGCAAAAAAAATACTTAAAGAGGCCATTTAG
- a CDS encoding GHKL domain-containing protein — MADFLEIFVYLLQHVVPISVLFCAAWQWVARAVLGIPFTWAMVRYFVYFVLIQFVMNIIIIYNAEAYSNPLVVFGTEYVTYIVQTVIFTWIIVRNYKKDLVTAWIAVVLGLYFSMNVFTLASVAVVLQLPDQMITEETLKIIYVIVAFVGLCFSKLLRMLHFSEAFHDVTAKRWLKWSVLVAVYLIKDIVRFEFGFNPNNTSQDLVIFTVACLTTFNVYLFIYALGSYEQSRSKLTDGVSRLLTVKKSIEHLEQLQTDMRHMRHDLQNMMLGIAMPGILNNTDETQQYITDVIAYMTTSSTPSEQDMNENEGIHDRPIAYWKMLIVGALFVFGIVLLMTTFWQNSYLNLFMIIILSILMAISLRVTGMMHRRRSNHVGALYEEQTLYLQMLANVSEKLHRERDATLAALRDLNMQVETGEVTAIQTFFAHEFSNAMAPFQDDLRNTYAFHNLRIVELQGLVLGKAHQARVAGKQFIIEVNEPIRNIRFEIKDALRCLGILLDNAIECEDAKIIKFIVYKENDKVTFLVENECGDDVSIQQCFKNRFSTKGQERGEGLSSYRHIINKYDNIMTRTQIRENRFMQTIRIGGNSPC; from the coding sequence ATGGCAGATTTTCTGGAAATTTTTGTATACTTATTACAACATGTAGTGCCGATTTCGGTTCTTTTTTGTGCGGCTTGGCAATGGGTTGCCCGTGCAGTTTTAGGGATTCCATTCACATGGGCGATGGTCCGTTATTTTGTCTATTTTGTCCTCATTCAGTTTGTGATGAATATTATAATTATTTACAATGCAGAAGCCTATTCCAATCCACTTGTTGTCTTTGGGACCGAGTATGTTACCTATATTGTGCAAACGGTTATCTTTACGTGGATTATTGTTCGAAACTACAAAAAGGATCTTGTCACAGCGTGGATTGCTGTGGTGTTGGGTTTGTATTTTTCAATGAATGTCTTTACGTTGGCATCTGTAGCGGTTGTACTTCAACTTCCGGATCAAATGATTACAGAAGAAACCCTGAAAATCATCTATGTTATCGTGGCGTTTGTGGGCCTTTGTTTCTCGAAACTGTTACGAATGTTGCACTTTTCAGAAGCCTTTCATGATGTTACTGCGAAGCGTTGGTTGAAATGGTCCGTCCTTGTTGCCGTGTATCTAATCAAAGATATTGTACGCTTTGAGTTTGGCTTTAATCCCAACAATACATCTCAGGATTTGGTCATATTTACCGTTGCGTGTTTGACGACTTTCAATGTATATCTCTTTATCTATGCACTGGGATCATATGAGCAAAGTCGCAGCAAACTAACCGATGGTGTGAGTCGTCTGCTGACGGTGAAGAAATCGATTGAGCATCTTGAACAACTGCAAACAGATATGCGTCACATGCGCCACGATCTACAAAATATGATGTTGGGAATTGCAATGCCTGGAATTCTCAATAATACCGATGAGACGCAACAATATATTACTGACGTTATTGCGTACATGACTACATCATCAACACCATCCGAACAAGACATGAATGAGAATGAGGGCATCCATGATCGCCCGATTGCCTATTGGAAAATGTTAATTGTTGGTGCTTTATTCGTTTTTGGCATCGTGTTGTTGATGACAACATTCTGGCAAAACAGTTATCTCAATTTATTCATGATTATTATTCTAAGCATTTTAATGGCGATATCACTCCGTGTAACTGGTATGATGCACCGTCGCCGTAGCAATCATGTGGGTGCACTTTATGAAGAACAAACGCTATACCTGCAAATGTTGGCTAATGTCAGTGAGAAGTTACACCGCGAACGTGATGCAACACTGGCAGCACTTCGTGATTTGAATATGCAAGTTGAAACAGGGGAAGTAACTGCAATTCAGACTTTTTTCGCGCACGAATTTTCAAATGCAATGGCGCCATTCCAAGATGATCTTAGAAATACGTACGCATTTCATAATCTTAGAATTGTTGAGTTGCAAGGATTGGTGTTAGGAAAAGCACATCAAGCCCGGGTAGCGGGAAAACAATTCATTATTGAAGTTAACGAACCCATTCGAAATATTCGCTTTGAAATTAAAGATGCACTGCGCTGTCTGGGAATTCTTTTGGATAATGCGATTGAGTGCGAAGATGCAAAAATCATCAAATTTATTGTCTATAAGGAAAATGATAAAGTAACGTTCTTAGTCGAGAACGAGTGTGGCGATGACGTTTCCATCCAACAATGTTTTAAGAATCGTTTCTCAACCAAAGGACAGGAACGGGGTGAAGGATTGAGCAGTTACCGTCACATTATCAATAAGTATGACAATATCATGACACGGACACAAATTCGTGAGAATCGTTTCATGCAAACCATTAGAATAGGAGGAAACAGTCCATGTTAA
- a CDS encoding Xaa-Pro peptidase family protein — MTRLQQLQETMTLNQLIISDEMMVKYFTGHHFHVGERMLALLVKKTGTPLLFLNSLFSAPHDIETVCFTDSDDAVQIIMDHLDAGTLGIDGNWPARFVIPFIKHYDIADASSELEQIRRIKDANEIEIMIAASHHNDRIMEEMKAIIRVGMTEKELAAIVLQKQSTAPLEGPSFEPIVVFSENIADPHGVPSDRVLKEGDAVLIDMGGFYKGYASDMTRVFFVGSNPEIEKIYDIVRRANEAAIAAVKPDIPLSDVDKAARDVITDAGYGPYFVHRTGHGIGIETHETLDVSAANATLIEPGMCFSIEPGIYIPGVGGVRIEDLVNVTNGGVNVMNAFPKEIQRL, encoded by the coding sequence ATGACACGACTACAACAACTTCAAGAAACCATGACCCTCAATCAGCTCATTATTAGCGATGAAATGATGGTCAAGTACTTTACAGGACACCACTTTCATGTCGGCGAAAGAATGCTTGCGCTTTTGGTCAAAAAGACGGGTACACCCCTTTTATTCTTAAACTCACTTTTTAGTGCACCCCATGATATTGAAACTGTCTGCTTCACGGACAGTGATGATGCTGTGCAAATCATCATGGATCATCTTGACGCAGGGACATTGGGAATCGATGGGAACTGGCCCGCGCGTTTTGTGATTCCATTCATCAAGCACTATGATATTGCGGATGCATCTTCGGAACTCGAACAGATCCGCCGCATTAAGGATGCTAACGAAATTGAAATAATGATTGCGGCATCCCACCACAATGACCGTATAATGGAAGAAATGAAAGCAATCATTCGAGTTGGTATGACTGAAAAAGAACTCGCAGCAATCGTATTGCAAAAGCAAAGCACGGCACCTTTGGAAGGACCGAGTTTTGAACCCATTGTTGTATTTAGCGAAAACATTGCTGATCCCCATGGCGTCCCTTCAGACCGTGTACTTAAAGAAGGTGATGCCGTCCTTATTGACATGGGTGGGTTCTACAAAGGATATGCTTCCGACATGACGCGTGTATTTTTCGTTGGATCCAATCCAGAAATTGAAAAAATCTATGACATAGTACGTCGCGCTAACGAAGCAGCCATCGCAGCTGTGAAACCTGATATCCCTTTATCTGATGTCGACAAGGCAGCGCGAGATGTTATCACAGATGCAGGATATGGACCCTACTTCGTCCATCGCACAGGGCACGGTATTGGAATTGAGACGCATGAGACCCTTGATGTGTCAGCTGCAAATGCCACATTAATTGAACCCGGAATGTGTTTCTCTATCGAACCTGGCATTTATATCCCTGGAGTTGGGGGCGTACGCATCGAAGATTTGGTGAATGTCACGAATGGCGGCGTAAATGTCATGAACGCCTTTCCGAAGGAAATCCAACGTCTTTAA
- a CDS encoding peptidylprolyl isomerase: MKTTIKITMENGQEMVAELYEDVAPKTVANFLKLVEEKFYDGVIFHRVIPGFMIQGGDPDGTGMGGPGYSIEGEFTSNGFKNDLKHTTGVLSMARAMDPNSAGSQFFIMAQDSPHLDGQYAAFGKVIEGLDTIQEIVSVKRNHNDRPDVDQRIATIRVI, translated from the coding sequence ATGAAAACTACAATTAAGATTACAATGGAAAATGGCCAAGAAATGGTCGCAGAACTTTACGAAGACGTTGCACCCAAAACGGTTGCGAACTTCTTGAAACTTGTCGAGGAAAAATTCTATGATGGTGTAATTTTCCACCGTGTTATTCCTGGATTTATGATCCAAGGTGGCGATCCAGATGGTACTGGTATGGGTGGCCCAGGTTATTCAATTGAAGGTGAATTTACTTCAAATGGTTTCAAAAATGATTTGAAACACACAACGGGTGTCTTATCGATGGCGCGTGCTATGGATCCAAACAGTGCTGGGAGCCAATTCTTTATTATGGCTCAAGATTCACCCCATCTTGATGGACAATATGCTGCATTTGGTAAAGTAATCGAAGGTCTTGATACAATTCAAGAAATTGTTTCTGTCAAACGCAATCACAACGATCGACCTGATGTTGACCAACGTATTGCAACAATCCGCGTTATTTAG
- the chbG gene encoding chitin disaccharide deacetylase, with translation MKVIINADDFGLTSGGNKAIIECHKNGILTSTTLMANTRYTEEAIALAKENPSLGVGVHMVLTTQSPLLKTHKTLVNEEGRFKYSIDTIDEAIDLDEVFAEWDAQIEAIKQHLDITHLDSHHHVHMHPILRPVTEKLAAKHGVPYRSRESELPTQVKVNEYFYKDGVTRDFFVDLFTDKDYEAVDVMTHPAYVDDYLESISSYTHWRKDELDIMCDPSLKALADANGIELVNYRNL, from the coding sequence ATGAAAGTTATTATTAATGCCGATGATTTTGGCCTTACTTCTGGGGGGAATAAGGCGATTATTGAATGTCATAAGAATGGAATTCTTACATCCACTACACTCATGGCAAACACACGCTATACAGAAGAGGCAATTGCCTTAGCAAAAGAGAATCCATCCTTGGGCGTTGGTGTCCACATGGTTCTTACAACGCAATCACCGTTACTAAAAACACATAAAACTCTTGTTAATGAAGAAGGTCGTTTCAAATATTCGATTGATACAATTGATGAAGCAATAGATCTGGATGAAGTGTTCGCAGAGTGGGACGCTCAAATTGAAGCCATCAAGCAACATTTGGATATTACCCATTTGGACTCACACCATCATGTGCATATGCATCCGATTTTAAGACCTGTTACCGAAAAACTTGCTGCGAAGCATGGTGTTCCCTATCGATCACGAGAGTCGGAACTCCCAACGCAGGTAAAGGTTAATGAATACTTTTACAAGGATGGCGTTACACGCGATTTCTTCGTTGATTTGTTTACTGACAAAGATTACGAAGCCGTTGATGTTATGACACATCCCGCTTATGTCGATGATTATTTGGAATCCATCTCCAGTTATACACACTGGCGTAAGGACGAATTAGACATCATGTGCGACCCAAGTTTAAAAGCACTTGCAGATGCAAATGGCATCGAACTTGTAAACTATCGAAATCTCTAG